The Bacteroidota bacterium genome has a segment encoding these proteins:
- the aroB gene encoding 3-dehydroquinate synthase: MNQVVLNVFIEDLSFAALSNFFKHHHHSSHYILLDEHTLRHCYPIILKYLPPHQIIQMQAGEEHKSLKTCETIWQKLTESNADRNSLLINLGGGVIGDLGGFAAGCYKRGIQFINIPTTLLAMVDANVGAKTGVDFMGFKNQIGLFNEPEGVFVYTGFLKTLPERELKSGFAEVMKHYLIADGDGFEEISKQTRGSRHQTAEKIGHELEFSKNNWDRVVEKNIRIKSGIVSQDPQEQNIRKALNFGHTIGHAVESHFLNNECQKLLHGEAVAVGMIAEGFISMKQKLLSASELDAIRTTILNYYDLPEISPTEFKAIGELMKQDKKNSGEQIQFTLLKGIGNYSINQSVKEDTIKESLDYYNRVLHEYSEGKSSH; the protein is encoded by the coding sequence ATGAACCAAGTAGTGCTGAATGTATTTATAGAAGACCTTTCTTTTGCAGCGCTCTCCAATTTTTTCAAACACCACCACCATTCTTCACATTACATTCTGCTTGACGAGCATACGCTCCGACACTGTTATCCAATTATATTGAAGTATCTGCCACCGCATCAAATCATTCAGATGCAGGCAGGAGAGGAGCATAAATCGTTAAAGACCTGCGAAACCATTTGGCAGAAACTAACGGAATCAAACGCCGACCGGAATTCCTTGCTCATTAACCTTGGGGGTGGCGTGATCGGTGATTTGGGGGGCTTTGCCGCCGGATGTTATAAACGAGGAATCCAATTCATCAATATCCCGACTACGCTGCTGGCAATGGTAGATGCCAATGTAGGAGCCAAAACCGGTGTAGATTTTATGGGTTTCAAAAATCAAATAGGTTTGTTCAACGAACCGGAAGGAGTATTTGTTTATACCGGTTTCTTGAAGACCTTGCCCGAACGAGAACTTAAATCGGGCTTTGCCGAAGTGATGAAGCATTATTTGATTGCGGACGGCGATGGTTTTGAAGAAATCAGTAAGCAGACACGAGGAAGCAGACATCAGACAGCAGAAAAAATAGGACATGAATTAGAGTTCAGCAAGAACAACTGGGACCGAGTGGTGGAGAAGAATATTCGGATAAAGTCAGGCATTGTTTCCCAAGACCCCCAAGAACAGAATATCCGTAAAGCGTTAAACTTCGGGCATACCATTGGTCATGCGGTTGAAAGCCATTTTCTAAATAATGAGTGTCAAAAGCTGCTACATGGCGAGGCAGTAGCAGTGGGAATGATTGCCGAAGGTTTTATTTCTATGAAACAGAAGCTACTGAGTGCATCCGAGTTGGATGCTATCCGTACCACTATTCTGAATTACTATGATTTGCCAGAGATTTCTCCTACTGAATTTAAGGCTATCGGTGAATTGATGAAGCAGGATAAGAAGAATTCGGGAGAGCAAATTCAGTTTACTTTATTAAAGGGGATTGGTAACTATTCTATCAATCAATCCGTTAAAGAGGATACGATTAAGGAATCATTGGATTATTACAACAGGGTTTTGCATGAATATAGCGAGGGTAAGTCATCCCACTAA